GTCATCCTTACGAGCGGTATCAGAGGAAAGAAATTTTTCAGAGCCATTATCTATCTGCCGAATATCGTAAGTGCCGTTGCGCTTGCCACAATGTGGCTTCAGTACGTATACAGCCCGAAGTTCGGTCTTCTGAAAAGTGTGCTCGACGCACTCGGACTGCATAAGCTTGCTGAGACACAGTGGACCGCCCCGGAAAATGTATTCTGGGCGCTGCTGCTTGCTTACTGCTTCGGTATGATCGGGTATCATATGCTTATCTGGATGAGCGGTATCGAAAGAATCAGCCCGGATCTGTATGAGGCAGCCACCATTGACGGCGCCAACAAGCCGCAGCAGTTCCGCTTCATGACACTGCCGCTTCTGAAGGGTGTATTTAAGACAAATATCACAATGTGGACCGTAAGTACGGCGGCGTTCTTCGTCTGGTCCCAGCTGTTTTCGTCCGTTACAGCCAACCGTTCCACCATCGTGCCGGTACAGTACATGTACATGCAGATCTTCGGCGCCGGTAATGCGGTGACAGAGCGTAACGCAGGTTACGGCGCAGCGATCGGTATCATTTTGTGTCTGTGCGTAGTTCTTGTATTTACGGTATGCAACAAGTTCATCAAAGATGACGATCTGGAATTCTAGGAAGGAGGAGCGGTCATGTCTAAGAATAAAGAAAAGAAAGTTAGAGAAAAAATCAACTGGAAAAAAGAAGCAAAGCTGGCTCCGGGCTATATCGTCATCATTTTGTGGGTAGTATTTACCCTGATGCTGCTCGGCTGGATCATCGCGGCCAGTCTGTCCACCACC
This is a stretch of genomic DNA from [Clostridium] hylemonae DSM 15053. It encodes these proteins:
- a CDS encoding carbohydrate ABC transporter permease: MKKNKGMIVGFLAPAVIIFLIVFLYPIVRTVMMSLYKIEAVTDTMDLWTFVGVQNYQKLFTTAIFKTAMTNIVKIWLIGGIIVMIVSLLFGVILTSGIRGKKFFRAIIYLPNIVSAVALATMWLQYVYSPKFGLLKSVLDALGLHKLAETQWTAPENVFWALLLAYCFGMIGYHMLIWMSGIERISPDLYEAATIDGANKPQQFRFMTLPLLKGVFKTNITMWTVSTAAFFVWSQLFSSVTANRSTIVPVQYMYMQIFGAGNAVTERNAGYGAAIGIILCLCVVLVFTVCNKFIKDDDLEF